One Streptomyces sp. SAI-135 DNA segment encodes these proteins:
- a CDS encoding metalloregulator ArsR/SmtB family transcription factor yields MGHVHAFDVLGDPVRRRILELLAAGEQASGEVSAVIRDEFGISQPAVSQHLKVLRESGFASVRADGTRRLYAVETAPLREVDTWLERFRGFWDQRLDALGTELARGKRERRLQGEVSEHE; encoded by the coding sequence GTGGGTCACGTGCACGCGTTCGACGTACTCGGGGATCCGGTCAGACGCCGGATATTGGAACTGCTCGCCGCAGGGGAGCAGGCGTCGGGCGAGGTCAGTGCCGTGATCCGGGACGAGTTCGGGATCTCCCAGCCGGCCGTGTCGCAGCATCTGAAAGTGCTGCGGGAGAGCGGCTTCGCCTCCGTGCGCGCCGACGGCACCCGGCGGCTGTACGCCGTCGAGACCGCCCCGCTCAGGGAGGTGGACACCTGGCTGGAGCGCTTCCGCGGTTTCTGGGACCAACGGCTCGACGCGCTCGGTACGGAGCTCGCGCGGGGAAAGCGCGAGCGCAGGCTGCAAGGAGAGGTGAGCGAGCATGAGTGA
- a CDS encoding PAS domain-containing protein yields MTGVVSGADEHLIGEAEKIAVALGRMFPGLCEVVLHDLRDPRHAIRAIENNLSGRRVGDSATELGLARIADPDYPSIIQNYPNRFPDGRPAKSTSIGIKNQAGEYVAALCLNLDVSVLSPVTLALSNLVATDTDTDTERREEPLETLRDRTARELRRTVEELAAERAATPRSLSREDKKALVRRLHRDGYFDSRDAAQTIADLLGVSRATVYNYSK; encoded by the coding sequence GTGACGGGCGTGGTGAGCGGTGCGGACGAGCACCTCATCGGTGAGGCCGAGAAGATCGCTGTCGCGCTCGGCCGCATGTTTCCGGGCCTGTGCGAGGTCGTGCTGCACGACCTGCGGGACCCCCGGCACGCGATCCGGGCGATCGAGAACAACCTGTCGGGGCGCCGGGTGGGAGACTCCGCGACCGAGCTGGGGCTGGCCCGCATTGCCGATCCGGACTACCCGAGCATCATCCAGAACTACCCCAACCGGTTCCCCGACGGCCGCCCGGCCAAGAGCACGTCCATCGGGATCAAGAACCAGGCCGGTGAGTACGTGGCGGCCCTGTGTCTCAATCTCGACGTGTCGGTGCTGTCACCCGTGACCCTCGCCCTGTCCAACCTCGTGGCCACCGACACCGACACCGACACCGAGCGCCGCGAGGAGCCCCTGGAGACCTTGCGGGACCGCACGGCGCGGGAACTGCGGCGGACGGTGGAGGAGTTGGCCGCCGAGCGCGCCGCCACTCCGCGGTCGCTGAGCCGAGAGGACAAGAAGGCGCTCGTACGCCGGCTGCACCGGGACGGGTACTTCGACTCGCGGGACGCCGCGCAGACCATCGCGGATCTGCTGGGCGTGTCCCGGGCGACCGTCTACAACTACAGCAAGTGA
- a CDS encoding acyl-CoA dehydrogenase, producing the protein MITSQLPVTTPPLTETAAIRHLLFGAQDEIHEPWRRLFSSDVFAYHEGLTHQERTELSYQRLRTVNAAVSDPQALARDPVALSALHEWAGVVDAGMTTIASIHYNLFLGSLLEHDHEGRDLGPYLRMERIGTFLCTEQAHGNDAAQMETTATLDRATGGFVLTTPTRGARKWMPNTSVAGGPKDALVAARLVIDGKDQGVFLFLTSLTDTNGRHLPGVEVELLPQTASSPVDHCATSFHGVRLPRTAMLQGEHGRLTDDGELVSCLGSPRKRFLRSIGRVTMGKLCMSAYSLGVTRHALAVAVRHAHQRVTSGMTSGQRVPLFSHRSHHTPLVEALATTYAATLLQRAVVRRWARAAEDEREEAERLVAIAKGWITWQARAVMTECRERCGAQGLLLANGIAGQLAANEGTITAEGDNTVIWVKAAGELLLGGFSPTPPSDVPPATRSLHDPAHLHDLMGDLERIRHERARSRLRAKRAGSPLDRWNGASGAALSLVDAHVHRLAAQELLAAAARSADPQVALLLEHLHRLFALRYLSAHSGELLAHERLTAEQVRYLPEVLEATVAALVPHALALTDAFAAADEIMERHPMLRSEVVPA; encoded by the coding sequence GTGATCACCTCTCAACTCCCCGTAACGACACCCCCGCTGACCGAGACCGCCGCGATCCGGCACCTCCTCTTCGGTGCGCAGGACGAGATCCACGAGCCCTGGCGCCGACTGTTCAGCTCCGACGTGTTCGCCTACCACGAGGGGCTGACCCACCAGGAGCGCACGGAACTGTCCTATCAACGCCTGCGCACGGTGAACGCGGCGGTGTCGGATCCCCAGGCCCTGGCGCGGGACCCGGTCGCCCTGAGCGCCCTGCACGAGTGGGCCGGGGTGGTGGACGCCGGCATGACGACGATCGCCAGCATCCACTACAACCTGTTCCTCGGCAGCCTGCTGGAACACGACCACGAGGGGCGTGACCTCGGCCCCTATCTGCGGATGGAACGCATCGGCACCTTCCTGTGCACCGAGCAGGCGCACGGCAACGACGCGGCCCAGATGGAGACCACGGCGACCCTGGACCGGGCCACGGGCGGATTCGTGCTCACCACCCCGACCCGGGGGGCGCGCAAGTGGATGCCCAACACCTCCGTGGCCGGCGGCCCGAAGGACGCCCTGGTGGCCGCCCGTCTGGTGATCGACGGCAAGGACCAGGGCGTCTTCCTGTTCCTGACCTCGCTGACGGACACGAACGGGCGCCATCTGCCGGGCGTGGAAGTGGAGTTGCTGCCCCAGACGGCCAGCAGTCCGGTCGACCACTGCGCCACCTCCTTCCATGGCGTACGGCTGCCGCGGACGGCCATGCTCCAGGGCGAGCACGGCCGGCTGACGGACGACGGGGAACTCGTCTCGTGCCTGGGGAGTCCGCGCAAACGGTTCCTGCGCTCCATCGGCCGGGTGACCATGGGCAAGCTGTGCATGAGTGCCTACAGCCTCGGGGTGACCCGGCACGCCCTGGCCGTCGCCGTGCGCCACGCCCACCAGCGGGTCACCTCGGGCATGACCAGCGGGCAGCGGGTGCCGCTGTTCTCCCATCGCAGCCACCACACCCCGCTCGTGGAGGCGCTCGCGACGACCTACGCCGCCACCCTGCTCCAGCGCGCGGTCGTACGGCGATGGGCGCGGGCGGCGGAGGACGAACGCGAGGAGGCCGAGCGGCTGGTGGCCATCGCGAAGGGCTGGATCACCTGGCAGGCCCGGGCCGTGATGACCGAGTGCCGGGAACGCTGCGGCGCACAGGGCCTGTTGCTCGCCAACGGGATCGCGGGGCAGCTCGCGGCCAACGAGGGCACGATCACCGCGGAGGGTGACAACACCGTCATCTGGGTCAAGGCGGCCGGGGAGTTGCTGCTGGGCGGCTTCAGCCCGACACCGCCCAGCGACGTGCCCCCGGCCACCCGGAGCCTGCACGACCCGGCGCACCTGCACGATCTGATGGGCGATCTGGAGCGAATACGTCACGAGCGGGCCCGTTCCCGGCTGCGCGCTAAACGGGCCGGCTCACCCCTCGACCGCTGGAACGGCGCCTCCGGCGCGGCGCTGTCCCTGGTCGACGCCCACGTCCACCGGCTGGCCGCGCAGGAACTCCTCGCCGCGGCGGCCCGGTCCGCCGACCCGCAGGTGGCCCTGCTGCTGGAGCACCTGCACCGGCTGTTCGCCCTGCGTTACCTCTCCGCGCACAGCGGTGAACTGCTCGCGCACGAGCGGCTGACCGCGGAGCAGGTCCGTTACCTGCCGGAGGTGCTGGAGGCCACCGTCGCCGCACTGGTGCCGCACGCCCTGGCGCTCACCGACGCCTTCGCCGCGGCGGACGAGATCATGGAGCGCCATCCCATGCTGCGGTCCGAGGTGGTGCCGGCGTGA
- a CDS encoding SRPBCC family protein, which yields MSEIADAINRTHRRVGTRQVEAGQARTVLLRRAYDAEIADVWDAVTSPERIARWFLPVSGELKVGGRYQLEGNAGGEILECVEPERLRVSWLYGPDPGFSEVEVRLTPEEGERTVLELEHVAVVPDDFWDQFGPGAVGVGWDLGLYGLALHLAGGGLSKEEAATWHTTPEGSAFITGSGEGWGEAYAVSGADRETATRTAAATIAFYTGAEA from the coding sequence ATGAGTGAGATCGCCGACGCGATCAACCGTACGCACCGGAGGGTCGGCACCCGGCAGGTCGAGGCCGGTCAGGCCCGGACGGTCCTGCTGCGCCGTGCGTACGACGCCGAGATCGCCGACGTGTGGGACGCGGTGACCTCGCCGGAGCGGATCGCACGCTGGTTCCTGCCGGTGAGCGGTGAGCTCAAGGTGGGCGGCCGCTACCAGCTGGAGGGCAACGCCGGCGGCGAGATCCTCGAGTGCGTGGAACCCGAGCGGCTGCGGGTGAGCTGGCTGTACGGCCCCGACCCGGGCTTCAGCGAGGTCGAGGTGCGTCTCACGCCCGAGGAAGGCGAGCGCACGGTCCTCGAACTCGAGCACGTGGCCGTCGTACCGGACGACTTCTGGGACCAGTTCGGGCCCGGTGCCGTCGGAGTCGGCTGGGACCTGGGCCTGTACGGACTCGCCCTGCACCTCGCGGGCGGCGGTCTCAGCAAGGAGGAGGCCGCGACCTGGCACACCACGCCCGAGGGCAGCGCGTTCATCACCGGCTCGGGCGAGGGATGGGGCGAGGCGTACGCCGTCTCCGGGGCGGACCGGGAGACGGCGACGAGGACGGCGGCCGCGACGATCGCGTTCTACACGGGCGCGGAGGCCTGA
- a CDS encoding DSD1 family PLP-dependent enzyme — protein MEATASAAARTLADPDTPFAVVDVHKVRRNVERLAARAERLGVTLRPHVKTAKSLDVAALLHEGDRPCPITVSTLAEAEAFADGGYTDITYAVGVDPHKLPRVIALLRRGVILRVLLDSAEQAEFVAEASRRAGLPVPAQIEIDCDGHRGGLRPEAPGLPGIGRVLHEAGCLDGVLTHAGESYFARTAEEQRLAARNERDSAVTAAERLRAAGLPVTTVSVGSTPTAHAADDLTGVTELRAGNYVFFDLVMAGLGVCRVDDLALSVVVTVIGHRPEYGWILTDGGWMAMSRDRGTAAQAQDQGYGLVADLDGNLLPGLVMTAASQEHGTLTARDGTRLPELPIGTRLRVLPNHACATAAQHRGYHVVEGTGPTASAPAVQAYWSRVSGW, from the coding sequence GTGGAGGCCACCGCGAGTGCCGCCGCGCGGACCCTGGCCGATCCGGACACGCCGTTCGCCGTCGTCGACGTCCACAAGGTCAGGCGGAACGTCGAGCGGCTCGCGGCCAGGGCGGAGCGGCTCGGTGTCACCCTGCGGCCCCACGTGAAGACGGCCAAGAGCCTGGACGTCGCCGCCCTCCTGCACGAGGGCGACCGGCCCTGCCCGATCACCGTGTCCACCCTGGCCGAGGCGGAGGCGTTCGCCGACGGCGGCTACACCGACATCACCTACGCCGTGGGTGTCGACCCCCACAAACTGCCGCGTGTCATCGCCCTGTTGCGCCGCGGGGTCATCCTGCGCGTGCTGCTGGACAGCGCGGAGCAGGCGGAGTTCGTGGCCGAGGCCTCCCGCCGGGCCGGACTTCCCGTCCCCGCCCAGATCGAGATCGACTGCGACGGTCACCGCGGCGGCCTCAGGCCCGAGGCACCCGGTCTCCCCGGCATCGGCCGCGTGCTGCACGAAGCGGGGTGTCTGGACGGGGTGTTGACCCACGCGGGCGAGTCGTACTTCGCCCGCACCGCCGAGGAGCAGCGCCTGGCCGCGAGGAACGAACGCGACAGCGCGGTCACCGCGGCCGAGCGGCTGCGCGCGGCGGGTCTGCCCGTCACCACCGTCAGTGTCGGCTCCACCCCCACCGCGCACGCCGCCGACGACCTCACCGGGGTCACCGAACTGCGCGCGGGCAACTACGTGTTCTTCGACCTGGTGATGGCGGGCCTCGGGGTCTGCCGCGTCGACGACCTCGCCCTGTCGGTCGTCGTGACCGTCATCGGCCACCGCCCCGAGTACGGCTGGATCCTCACCGACGGCGGCTGGATGGCCATGTCCCGCGACCGCGGCACCGCGGCCCAGGCACAGGACCAGGGGTACGGTCTGGTCGCCGACCTCGACGGCAACCTGCTCCCGGGGCTGGTCATGACCGCCGCCAGTCAGGAACACGGCACCCTCACCGCCCGCGACGGCACCCGGCTGCCCGAACTGCCCATCGGCACGCGCCTGCGCGTCCTGCCCAACCACGCCTGCGCCACGGCGGCCCAGCACCGCGGCTACCACGTCGTCGAGGGCACCGGACCGACGGCGAGTGCACCGGCCGTCCAGGCTTACTGGAGCCGCGTCAGCGGCTGGTGA
- a CDS encoding SpoIIE family protein phosphatase, with the protein MTGSVEDAHPTAGRLAALLIDASTEAISAAGGHAGGIYLRSRTPGLLRLAVLAGLPGPLFRPWWRLHADRPFPVADAYRLGVQVILPNATETMRRYPQFAAGLPFQFGSLYVPVVAGATTYGVLTVLRPAVTDAAEVLSGRDRVVRLAQELAEALRGLEDEDPDQVAWDGEPVCLRPPTASTSVGRVGRFAWDPETTYITLDEDLHTLLGVPPSEFAGTIEAFAEAVAPSDAHRILATLRDTAVGRPPALPLYLRDEDGELRLLDLWNACEPPAAPAVRGVVVAPGPAPTADSAADLLPEGVFCVDRLGLVVYANPRAAQLLGRPRAELVGRDLWEAVPWLARPDFEDHLRAALLTPDPVHFHLVRPPGGEPQTGSTVRGPELLEPEPRPPERDSSAEPSVRGPGAGPTAGKPGAGSTVPEPETGSPARDTSAEPGAEEPGPGRAPAPREPERDAGARPTAAEPGPGPTAQEARQPQSVHDAGTTPTAGEPGPGWTAQDARQPQSVQGAGTKPTTGEPGAGPTAQEARQPQSVHDAGTTPTTGEPGPGPTAQGPQAPHSVHHTGTTPTTGEPGPGPTAQEPQAPHSVHHTGTTPTAKGSESPLPTRDAGSPSRAHGTGSPPPAQDTGPPPPADHPGSPRPAPDPGPPPPATPHIAPAQDTSASPQPYEGDWLALSVHSGPDRLTCTVRPASRVPDSPAGQEMSEGGVSPLAPLYRPIALAIALTEASTARQVSAVVMRELLPAFGGRRLAIYLLQERHLYLEWEAGFPKGFLAPFEGVDLGARLPGVETLTTGRPLFFDSMEQLTAAYPGIPLDAAEGARAFLPLIASGRPVGSCILGFDRPRSFSTEERTVLTALAGLIAHAMEKAQRYESETVLARGLQQALLPRRLAAHPLLETTGRYLPGTAGMEVGGDWYDVVESGDGLALVIGDVQGHGVQAAATMGQLRTAVRAFALGDRPPDEVLSSTNHLLIDLDPGLFASCCYIRLDPATGVARAARAGHPPPLLRSPDGRTRVLDLPGGVVLGVAPRARYPVTELRMEPGAILALYTDGLVEKPGSDIDQGITALRVALAKAGAPAARPGSRFLAGVADRLTATARHALDRPDDIALLLATRRATPTRSP; encoded by the coding sequence ATGACTGGGAGCGTCGAGGACGCACACCCGACGGCCGGGCGGCTGGCGGCGCTGCTGATCGACGCCTCGACCGAGGCGATCAGTGCGGCCGGCGGCCACGCCGGTGGGATCTATCTGCGCTCCCGCACGCCCGGACTGCTCCGGCTCGCCGTCCTGGCCGGACTGCCCGGACCCCTGTTCCGCCCTTGGTGGCGCCTGCACGCCGACCGCCCCTTCCCGGTCGCCGACGCCTACCGGCTCGGTGTCCAGGTGATCCTGCCGAACGCCACCGAGACGATGCGGCGCTATCCGCAGTTCGCCGCCGGACTGCCCTTCCAGTTCGGTTCGCTCTACGTCCCGGTCGTCGCCGGTGCCACGACCTACGGGGTGCTGACCGTGCTGCGTCCGGCCGTCACCGACGCCGCCGAGGTGCTGTCCGGCCGCGACCGGGTCGTACGCCTTGCCCAGGAGCTGGCCGAGGCGCTGCGGGGCCTGGAGGACGAGGACCCGGACCAGGTCGCCTGGGACGGCGAGCCGGTGTGTCTGCGTCCGCCGACCGCCTCCACGTCCGTGGGCCGCGTCGGGCGCTTCGCCTGGGACCCCGAGACGACCTACATCACCCTCGACGAGGACCTGCACACCCTCCTGGGCGTACCGCCCAGCGAGTTCGCCGGCACGATCGAGGCGTTCGCCGAGGCCGTGGCCCCCAGCGACGCGCACCGCATCCTGGCCACCCTGCGGGACACCGCCGTGGGCCGCCCTCCCGCGCTGCCCCTGTACCTGCGGGACGAGGACGGCGAGCTGCGCCTGCTGGACCTGTGGAACGCCTGCGAACCGCCCGCGGCACCCGCGGTCCGGGGCGTCGTCGTGGCCCCTGGCCCCGCCCCCACGGCGGACTCGGCGGCCGACCTGCTGCCCGAAGGGGTGTTCTGCGTGGACCGGCTCGGTCTGGTCGTCTACGCGAATCCACGCGCCGCCCAGCTCCTGGGTCGCCCCCGCGCCGAACTCGTCGGCCGCGATCTGTGGGAGGCCGTGCCGTGGCTGGCCCGCCCCGACTTCGAGGACCACCTGCGAGCGGCTCTCCTCACCCCGGACCCGGTCCACTTCCATCTCGTACGACCACCCGGAGGGGAGCCCCAGACGGGCTCGACCGTGCGGGGGCCGGAGCTCTTGGAGCCCGAGCCGAGGCCGCCCGAGCGGGACTCCTCGGCGGAGCCGAGTGTGCGGGGGCCCGGGGCGGGGCCGACCGCGGGGAAGCCCGGGGCGGGTTCGACGGTGCCTGAGCCCGAGACTGGCTCGCCCGCGCGGGACACCTCGGCGGAGCCAGGCGCGGAGGAGCCCGGGCCGGGCCGGGCTCCTGCTCCGCGGGAGCCCGAGCGGGACGCCGGGGCGAGGCCGACGGCAGCGGAACCCGGGCCGGGACCAACCGCGCAGGAAGCCCGGCAACCGCAGTCCGTCCACGACGCCGGGACGACACCCACCGCAGGAGAACCCGGGCCGGGATGGACCGCGCAGGATGCCCGGCAACCGCAGTCCGTTCAGGGTGCCGGGACGAAACCGACCACAGGAGAACCCGGAGCGGGACCGACCGCGCAGGAAGCCCGGCAACCGCAGTCCGTCCACGACGCCGGGACAACACCCACCACAGGAGAACCCGGGCCGGGACCCACCGCACAGGGACCCCAGGCACCGCACTCCGTTCACCACACCGGGACGACACCCACCACAGGAGAACCCGGGCCGGGACCCACCGCACAGGAACCCCAGGCACCGCACTCCGTTCACCACACCGGGACGACACCCACCGCGAAGGGCTCCGAGTCGCCGCTGCCCACCCGGGACGCCGGATCCCCTTCCCGCGCTCACGGCACCGGATCGCCCCCGCCCGCTCAGGACACCGGGCCACCGCCCCCTGCCGACCACCCCGGCTCACCCCGGCCCGCTCCCGACCCCGGGCCACCCCCTCCCGCCACCCCCCACATCGCCCCCGCCCAGGACACCAGCGCCTCTCCGCAGCCGTACGAAGGCGACTGGCTCGCTCTCTCCGTGCACTCCGGGCCGGACCGGCTGACCTGTACCGTGCGGCCCGCCAGCCGGGTGCCGGACAGTCCCGCGGGGCAGGAGATGTCCGAGGGGGGCGTCAGCCCGCTCGCGCCGCTGTACCGGCCGATCGCGCTGGCCATCGCCCTGACCGAGGCGTCCACCGCCCGGCAGGTGTCCGCGGTCGTGATGCGGGAGCTGCTGCCCGCGTTCGGCGGCCGCCGGCTCGCGATCTACCTGCTCCAGGAACGGCATCTGTACCTGGAGTGGGAGGCAGGCTTCCCCAAGGGCTTCCTCGCGCCCTTCGAGGGCGTGGACCTGGGCGCCCGCCTGCCCGGCGTGGAGACCCTCACCACCGGCCGCCCGCTGTTCTTCGACTCGATGGAGCAGCTCACGGCCGCCTACCCCGGCATCCCCCTGGACGCCGCCGAGGGCGCCCGTGCCTTCCTGCCGCTGATCGCCTCCGGACGCCCCGTCGGCTCCTGCATCCTCGGCTTCGACCGGCCGCGCAGCTTCAGCACCGAGGAGCGCACCGTGCTCACCGCGCTGGCCGGACTCATCGCCCACGCCATGGAGAAGGCGCAGCGCTACGAGTCGGAGACCGTGCTCGCCCGGGGCCTCCAGCAGGCGCTGCTCCCCCGCCGTCTGGCGGCGCACCCGCTGCTGGAGACCACCGGGCGCTATCTGCCGGGCACCGCGGGGATGGAGGTGGGCGGCGACTGGTACGACGTCGTCGAGTCCGGTGACGGGCTGGCCCTGGTCATCGGGGACGTCCAGGGACACGGCGTGCAGGCGGCCGCCACCATGGGCCAACTGCGCACCGCGGTCAGGGCGTTCGCGCTCGGCGACCGGCCCCCGGACGAGGTCCTGAGCAGCACCAACCATCTCCTCATCGACCTCGATCCGGGCCTGTTCGCCAGCTGCTGCTACATCCGGCTGGACCCCGCCACCGGTGTGGCCAGGGCGGCCCGCGCCGGGCATCCGCCGCCCCTGCTGCGCAGCCCCGACGGGCGCACCCGGGTCCTGGACCTGCCCGGCGGGGTGGTCCTCGGCGTGGCACCGCGGGCCCGCTATCCGGTGACCGAGCTCCGGATGGAGCCCGGCGCGATCCTGGCGCTCTACACCGACGGCCTGGTGGAGAAGCCCGGCAGCGACATCGACCAGGGGATCACCGCGCTGCGGGTGGCCCTCGCCAAGGCCGGCGCCCCTGCCGCCCGCCCGGGCAGCCGGTTCCTGGCGGGTGTGGCGGACCGGCTCACGGCGACCGCGCGGCACGCCCTGGACCGCCCCGACGACATCGCGCTGCTGCTCGCCACCCGGCGCGCGACACCGACCCGGTCGCCATGA
- a CDS encoding lipoprotein, producing the protein MPVRAGNTWLRMAHAALLAGVLTGCSEAAGDDSKASAGSSATAETSGAVDSAAVRGGTIGAAGSACELPVAFDTAKSWRAEAVEAPLSQGPVTLACEIDAKPAGSIGFLRVWAGKAGDADARTVLEAFVAAEDGVSGEKYGAFTSGGLSGVEVEYLYASELLEETKKESAFAVTTADGPVVVHLGGLDTDEHEKMLPGYELARRTLHTT; encoded by the coding sequence ATGCCGGTCAGGGCGGGGAACACATGGCTGCGGATGGCCCATGCGGCGTTGCTTGCGGGTGTGCTGACGGGCTGTTCGGAGGCCGCGGGGGACGACTCCAAGGCGTCCGCGGGCTCGTCGGCGACGGCGGAGACGTCGGGTGCGGTCGACTCGGCCGCGGTCCGCGGCGGCACGATCGGCGCCGCGGGCTCGGCGTGCGAGCTGCCCGTCGCCTTCGACACGGCGAAGAGCTGGAGGGCCGAGGCCGTGGAGGCGCCGCTGAGCCAGGGGCCCGTCACCCTGGCGTGCGAGATCGACGCGAAGCCGGCGGGCAGCATCGGCTTCCTGCGGGTCTGGGCCGGGAAGGCCGGTGACGCCGACGCCCGGACCGTGCTGGAGGCCTTCGTCGCGGCCGAGGACGGGGTGAGCGGCGAGAAGTACGGCGCCTTCACATCCGGCGGTCTCTCCGGCGTGGAGGTCGAGTACCTGTACGCCAGTGAGCTCCTGGAGGAGACGAAGAAGGAGAGCGCCTTCGCCGTCACCACCGCGGACGGGCCGGTGGTGGTGCACCTCGGCGGGCTCGACACCGACGAGCACGAGAAGATGCTCCCCGGCTACGAGCTCGCGCGGCGCACCCTCCACACGACCTGA
- a CDS encoding hemerythrin domain-containing protein gives MGHGGNVIDELVTDHHEVEELFGKIEALAPGEKNRKVYADQVTMELIRHSVAEEEYLYPAVREHLVNGNTMADREIEDHSKAEQLMKDLERCGADDPEFDRLVGELMAEVRSHIAEEEETLFPQLRVACSEKELNELGEKVRRAKKMAPTRPHPSAPDTPPANKLLAPGTGLVDRLRDALSGRGKED, from the coding sequence ATGGGACACGGAGGAAACGTCATCGACGAGCTGGTGACCGATCACCACGAGGTCGAGGAACTGTTCGGGAAGATCGAGGCGCTGGCACCCGGCGAGAAGAACCGGAAGGTGTACGCCGACCAGGTCACCATGGAGCTGATCCGGCACTCGGTGGCGGAGGAGGAGTACCTCTACCCGGCGGTGCGGGAGCACCTGGTCAACGGGAACACCATGGCCGACCGGGAGATCGAGGACCACTCCAAGGCCGAGCAGCTCATGAAGGACCTGGAGCGCTGCGGGGCGGACGATCCGGAGTTCGACCGGCTCGTCGGCGAGCTGATGGCCGAGGTCCGCTCGCACATCGCCGAGGAGGAGGAGACCCTCTTCCCGCAGCTGCGTGTCGCGTGCTCGGAGAAGGAGCTGAACGAACTGGGCGAGAAGGTGCGCCGTGCCAAGAAGATGGCGCCCACCCGACCGCACCCGTCGGCCCCCGACACTCCTCCGGCCAACAAGCTCCTCGCGCCGGGGACCGGTCTGGTCGACCGGCTCCGGGACGCGCTCTCGGGCCGCGGCAAGGAGGACTGA
- a CDS encoding maleylpyruvate isomerase family mycothiol-dependent enzyme — protein MRHRAAEGEALLTFEEYCDAIVAQTDLLARHVKGADSTAMVPTCPGWNLGRLLRHVGGDHRWAEDIVRTRATAPVDDGMVNDPAAYAHLDDTALGDWLVDGATKLAGTLRAAGPDVPVWTPADEQLVRQTAMFWARRMTYETLLHRADAALVTGADFTVGEALAVDAVEEWLEFSTVPEAYEPLPGVPELLGPGRALGFDAGTAGRWLLDLGAERPVWRRGTGAAAVNVRGPVTDLLLFLYARPAPGVGTRGDSELLELWLKRTRFWLEA, from the coding sequence ATGAGGCATCGTGCAGCGGAGGGGGAAGCGTTGTTGACCTTCGAGGAGTACTGCGACGCGATCGTCGCCCAGACCGACCTGCTCGCCCGACACGTCAAGGGGGCCGATTCGACCGCTATGGTGCCGACCTGCCCCGGCTGGAACCTCGGCCGGCTGCTGCGGCACGTGGGCGGTGACCACCGGTGGGCCGAGGACATCGTCCGGACCCGCGCCACCGCACCGGTCGACGACGGCATGGTCAACGACCCCGCCGCCTACGCCCACCTCGACGACACCGCGCTCGGCGACTGGCTCGTCGACGGCGCCACGAAGCTGGCCGGCACCCTGCGCGCGGCCGGGCCCGACGTTCCGGTGTGGACCCCGGCCGACGAGCAACTCGTCCGGCAGACCGCCATGTTCTGGGCCCGGCGCATGACGTACGAAACTCTCCTGCACCGGGCCGACGCGGCACTCGTGACCGGCGCGGACTTCACGGTCGGGGAGGCCCTCGCGGTGGACGCCGTCGAGGAGTGGCTGGAGTTCTCCACCGTTCCCGAGGCGTACGAGCCCCTGCCGGGCGTACCGGAGCTGCTCGGACCGGGACGGGCCCTCGGCTTCGACGCGGGGACTGCGGGGCGGTGGCTGCTCGACCTCGGCGCGGAGCGGCCGGTGTGGCGGCGCGGGACCGGCGCGGCCGCCGTGAACGTGCGCGGGCCGGTGACGGACCTGCTCCTGTTCCTCTACGCACGCCCGGCGCCGGGTGTCGGGACACGTGGGGACTCGGAGCTGCTGGAGCTGTGGCTGAAGCGCACCCGGTTCTGGCTGGAGGCGTAG